One part of the Ktedonobacterales bacterium genome encodes these proteins:
- a CDS encoding response regulator — protein sequence MNKSQEEPAPLVVAEHDTQPAAHREGTTATRTILIIDDDPDILETLTWVLEEAGYPVAAVTSGREALRWIQAAEAVGEAPALILLDLALPGMSGAQVVAALRQKKGVKVSPIIVISADQYAHVRGSELGAACTLTKPFEVERLLKLVKQFAA from the coding sequence ATGAACAAGTCCCAGGAGGAGCCTGCTCCTCTGGTTGTGGCTGAACACGATACGCAGCCTGCTGCCCATCGTGAGGGGACCACTGCGACCCGGACCATCCTGATTATTGATGACGATCCCGACATCCTGGAGACGCTGACATGGGTGCTGGAGGAGGCAGGCTATCCAGTTGCCGCTGTTACCAGTGGACGTGAAGCCTTGCGGTGGATTCAGGCGGCAGAGGCTGTCGGCGAAGCGCCCGCATTGATCTTGCTCGATCTCGCCCTGCCGGGCATGAGTGGCGCGCAGGTCGTAGCTGCGCTGCGCCAGAAAAAGGGCGTAAAGGTCTCGCCGATCATTGTAATCAGCGCCGACCAATACGCGCACGTGCGCGGGAGCGAATTGGGGGCGGCGTGTACGCTCACGAAACCTTTCGAGGTCGAAAGGTTGCTGAAACTCGTCAAGCAGTTCGCAGCTTGA
- the htpX gene encoding zinc metalloprotease HtpX, translating to MAKRPTWYKPDVQLSLRMFTTMLLLGALYTAFIVVLWYLGVNFILLLVIAAVILGVQLFFTDKIALFSMNAREVTPEEAPQLHALIDRLSAQANLPKPKVAIVNTNLPNAFATGRSKKHAVIAVTTGLLDRLNTQELEAVLAHELTHIINRDMVVMTIAMFLSMVASLIVNSFLWGAFYGGGRRDDRDGGGNAFVLVWLVAIVVYALSFVLIRTLSRYREYAADRGSALITGEPGNLASALMRIEGTIESGRIPDRDLRQAQGVSALMIMPLRGQSVMELFSTHPSLEHRVERLQRIQKQMEAPR from the coding sequence ATGGCAAAGCGACCGACCTGGTATAAGCCGGATGTTCAACTTTCACTGCGCATGTTCACCACCATGCTGCTACTGGGCGCGCTCTATACCGCGTTTATCGTGGTGTTGTGGTATCTGGGCGTCAACTTCATCTTGCTGCTGGTGATTGCGGCGGTGATCCTGGGTGTCCAACTCTTCTTCACTGATAAGATAGCCCTTTTTTCGATGAACGCGCGCGAGGTCACTCCAGAGGAAGCGCCGCAGCTTCACGCGCTGATTGATCGCCTGTCGGCCCAGGCCAATCTGCCCAAGCCGAAAGTAGCGATTGTCAATACCAACCTGCCTAATGCCTTTGCCACGGGCCGCAGCAAGAAGCACGCGGTGATCGCTGTGACGACGGGCCTGCTGGATCGCCTGAATACCCAGGAACTGGAGGCGGTGCTGGCCCATGAACTGACCCATATCATCAACCGCGATATGGTGGTGATGACCATAGCGATGTTCCTCTCGATGGTCGCTTCGCTGATTGTCAACTCGTTCCTGTGGGGCGCGTTCTATGGCGGTGGTCGGCGCGATGACCGCGATGGCGGGGGCAACGCCTTCGTTCTGGTCTGGCTGGTGGCAATCGTCGTCTACGCGCTCAGCTTCGTGCTGATTCGCACGCTCTCGCGCTATCGGGAATACGCGGCGGATCGCGGCTCGGCGCTGATTACCGGCGAGCCGGGGAATCTGGCCTCGGCGCTCATGCGCATCGAAGGTACGATTGAGAGCGGGCGCATCCCCGACCGCGATCTGCGCCAGGCGCAGGGGGTGAGCGCGCTGATGATCATGCCGCTGCGCGGCCAGAGCGTGATGGAGCTCTTCTCGACACACCCGTCGCTGGAGCATCGCGTCGAGCGGTTGCAGCGCATCCAGAAGCAAATGGAAGCGCCCCGCTAA